From one Felis catus isolate Fca126 chromosome E2, F.catus_Fca126_mat1.0, whole genome shotgun sequence genomic stretch:
- the CKM gene encoding creatine kinase M-type, with translation MPFGNTHNKFKLNYKPEEEYPDLSKHNNHMAKALTLEIYKKLRDKETPSGFTLDDVIQTGVDNPGHPFIMTVGCVAGDEESYQVFKDLFDPIIQDRHGGYKPTDKHKTDLNHENLKGGDDLDPNYVLSSRVRTGRSIKGYTLPPHCSRGERRAVEKLSVEALNSLTGEFKGKYYPLKSMTEQEQQQLIDDHFLFDKPVSPLLLASGMARDWPDARGIWHNDNKSFLVWVNEEDHLRVISMEKGGNMKEVFRRFCVGLQKIEEIFKKAGHPFMWNEHLGYVLTCPSNLGTGLRGGVHVKLAHLSKHPKFEEILTRLRLQKRGTGGVDTAAVGSVFDVSNADRLGSSEVEQVQLVVDGVKLMVEMEKKLEKGQSIDDMIPAQK, from the exons ATGCCGTTCGGTAACACCCACAACAAGTTCAAGCTGAACTACAAGCCTGAGGAGGAGTACCCTGACCTCAGCAAGCACAACAACCACATGGCCAAGGCGCTGACCCTTGAGATTTACAAGAAGCTGCGGGACAAGGAGACTCCCTCCGGGTTCACTCTGGACGACGTCATCCAGACAGGTGTGGACAACCCAG GTCACCCCTTCATCATGACCGTGGGCTGTGTGGCTGGCGACGAGGAGTCCTACCAGGTTTTCAAGGATCTCTTCGACCCCATCATCCAGGACCGGCACGGGGGCTACAAACCCACCGACAAGCACAAGACCGATCTCAACCATGAGAACCTCAAG GGCGGAGACGATCTGGATCCCAACTACGTGCTCAGCAGCCGCGTCCGCACGGGCCGCAGCATCAAGGGCTACACGCTGCCCCCCCACTGCTCCCGGGGCGAGCGCCGGGCGGTGGAGAAGCTCTCCGTGGAAG CCCTCAACAGCCTGACAGGCGAGTTCAAGGGGAAGTACTACCCTCTGAAGAGCATGACCGAGCAGGAACAGCAGCAGCTTATTGACGATCACTTCCTGTTCGACAAGCCCGTGTCCCCACTGCTGCTGGCCTCAGGCATGGCCCGAGACTGGCCCGACGCCCGTGGCATCTG GCACAATGACAACAAGAGCTTCCTGGTGTGGGTGAACGAGGAAGACCACCTCCGAGTCATCTCCATGGAGAAGGGGGGCAACATGAAGGAGGTTTTCCGCCGCTTCTGCGTGGGGCTGCAGAAG ATTGAGGAGATCTTCAAGAAGGCGGGCCACCCCTTCATGTGGAACGAGCACTTGGGCTACGTGCTCACCTGCCCATCCAACCTGGGCACCGGGCTGCGTGGAGGCGTGCATGTCAAGCTGGCGCACCTGAGCAAGCACCCCAAGTTCGAGGAGATCCTCACCCGTCTGCGCCTGCAGAAGCGGGGCACAG GTGGTGTGGACACAGCTGCTGTGGGCTCAGTATTCGACGTGTCCAACGCCGATCGGCTGGGCTCGTCCGAAGTGGAACAGGTGCAGCTGGTGGTGGATGGTGTGAAGCTCATGGTGGAGATGgagaagaaactggaaaagggCCAGTCCATCGACGACATGATCCCCGCCCAGAAATAG